A section of the Castanea sativa cultivar Marrone di Chiusa Pesio chromosome 12, ASM4071231v1 genome encodes:
- the LOC142620611 gene encoding uncharacterized protein LOC142620611, with product MERISERIGFANGLIVPSQGRSGGLVLLWTREIGLEIKSFGSHHIDTIVTEANSNFKGKITSFYGHPQTHLRQNSWDLLAFLKNQFQLLWFCFGDFNEILCMEEKFDGASRPQSQMDSFRDVVNLCGFKDLGYYGMDYTWCNMQAGDKRAYLRLDRALAMNDWVDKFGEVRVNHLVESTSDHCALFISDPQAPKQPRARHFHFEAMWTKCEESKDIIEAA from the coding sequence atgGAGAGAATAAGTGAAAGAATTGGGTTTGCAAACGGACTCATTGTCCCTAGTCAAGGTCGCAGTGGTGGTTTGGTGCTCTTGTGGACGAGAGAGATTGGCCTGGAGATTAAAAGTTTTGGCAGCCATCACATTGATACAATTGTCACGGAGGCGAACTCAAATTTCAAGGGGAAGATCACAAGCTTCTATGGCCACCCTCAAACACACTTGAGGCAGAACTCGTGGGACTTGCTTGCCTTTCTGAAGAATCAATTTCAACTCCTATGGTTTTGTTTCGGTGACTTCAATGAGATACTATGTATGGAGGAAAAATTTGATGGGGCCTCGAGACCCCAAAGTCAGATGGATAGCTTTCGTGATGTGGTCAATCTATGTGGCTTCAAAGACCTGGGCTATTATGGAATGGACTATACCTGGTGTAACATGCAGGCAGGGGACAAAAGGGCATACTTAAGACTAGATAGAGCACTAGCAATGAATGATTGGGTTGACAAGTTTGGTGAGGTGAGAGTTAACCACCTAGTTGAGTCCACCTCGGACCATTGTGCATTGTTCATATCAGACCCTCAAGCTCCTAAGCAACCCCGAGCTCGACACTTCCACTTTGAGGCTATGTGGACTAAGTGTGAGGAAAGCAAAGATATTATTGAGGCAGCATAG